In Zea mays cultivar B73 chromosome 7, Zm-B73-REFERENCE-NAM-5.0, whole genome shotgun sequence, the following proteins share a genomic window:
- the LOC100194382 gene encoding uncharacterized protein LOC100194382 (The RefSeq protein has 1 substitution compared to this genomic sequence), translating to MLSSSAEAAGPARHGEMKKKKRMRRGPVASPGPSAVTVAVASQTCGKWRPDESQRPEIDDAPVFAPTEEEFKDPIGYIASIRPQAERYGICRIIPPSSWRPPCPLKEKSFWETAEFNTRVQQVDKLQNREPTKKTTQSQVQRKRKRRKRLRFGMTRRRPGSSVGSEEKFGFQSGSDFTLAEFQEYANGFKQEYFGMKGSDEISISSIRNRIKIWEPSVEEIEGEYWRIVVGSTDEVEVDYGADLDTATFGSGFATLSSLDGNKQDPYGVSCWNLNILPRLPGSVTSFEDEDIPGVVVPWLYVGMCFSSFCWHVEDHFLYSLNYMHFGEPKVWYGVPSGEAVKLEESMRKNLPKLFEEQPDLLHELVTQLSPSVLKSEGLSVYRAVQKSGEFVLTLPRAYHCGFNCGFNCAEAVNVSPVDWLPHGQCAVELYREQRRKTSISHDKLLLKAAKEAARQLWMNHRGGKVEYRWMNTCGKDGVLTSAIKTRVKMEGAAREVNAHLESKRMDEDYDSTDRECFSCFYDLHLSAVSCQCRPNRFACLNHTNLLCSCGMDRKTVFFRYSMEELDTLVAALEGDPAAFYWWGHNH from the exons ATGCTTTCCTCGTCCGCCGAGGCCGCCGGCCCTGCGCGGCACGGcgagatgaagaagaagaagcgcATGCGCCGCGGCCCGGTGGCCTCGCCGGGGCCCAGCGCCGTGACCGTGGCCGTGGCCTCGCAG ACATGTGGAAAGTGGCGTCCAGATGAATCACAGAGACCTGAAATCGATGATGCTCCCGTTTTCGCTCCGACAGAAGAG GAATTTAAGGATCCAATCGGGTACATTGCTAGCATTCGGCCGCAAGCAGAAAGATATGGAATTTGCCGTATCATCCCACCATCTTCTTGGAGACCTCCATGTCCTCTGAAGGAGAAGAGTTTCTGGGAAACTGCCGAGTTCAATACTCGAGTTCAACAAGTTGACAAGCTTCAGAACAGGGAGCCCACAAAGAAAACAACACAGTCTCAAGTTCAGAGGAAAAGAAAGAGGAGAAAGAGGCTGAGGTTTGGTATGACACGCAGGCGTCCCGGTTCGAGCGTGGGCTCCGAAGAGAAGTTTGGCTTTCAATCTGGGTCTGATTTCACGCTAGCGGAGTTTCAGGAATATGCTAATGGGTTCAAGCAGGAATATTTTGGAATGAAAGGGAGTGATGAAATTTCCATTTCTAGCATTAGAAACCGCATAAAAATATGGGAGCCGTCAGTGGAGGAAATTGAGGGCGAATATTGGCGGATAGTTGTAGGCTCTACTGATGAAGTTGAG GTGGATTATGGTGCTGATTTGGACACTGCAACGTTTGGTAGTGGTTTTGCTACATTATCTTCTTTGGATGGAAATAAGCAAGATCCATATGGTGTGTCTTGTTGGAACTTGAATATTCTGCCACGGTTGCCAGGCTCTGTTACCTCATTTGAAGATGAGGATATACCTGGTGTTGTAGTTCCATGGCTTTATGTAGGAATGTGCTTCTCTTCATTTTGCTGG CATGTTGAAGACCATTTTCTTTATTCTCTAAATTACATGCATTTTGGCGAACCGAAAGTTTGGTATGGTGTCCCTAGTGGTGAAGCAGTAAAGCTAGAAGAATCTATGAGAAAAAACTTACCCAAACTGTTTGAAGAACAGCCTGATCTACTTCATGAGCTG GTTACACAGTTATCTCCATCTGTTCTGAAATCAGAAGGACTTTCTGTTTACCGTGCTGTTCAGAAGTCGGGTGAGTTTGTTCTGACACTACCGCGAGCATACCATTGTGGATTCAACTGCGGCTTCAACTGTGCGGAGGCCGTAAATGTCTCTCCTGTGGATTGGCTGCCTCATGGACAGTGTGCTGTTGAGCTCTATAGAGAGCAGCGTCGCAAGACATCGATATCACATGACAAGCTATTACTCAAGGCTGCAAAAGAAGCTGCCAGACAACTTTGGATGAATCACAGAGGTGGTAAGGTAGAATATAGATGGATGAACACCTGTGGAAAGGATGGAGTCCTGACAAGTGCAATTAAG ACAAGAGTTAAAATGGAGGGTGCAGCATGGGAGGTGAATGCTCATTTGGAAAGTAAGAGGATGGACGAGGACTACGATTCCACTGATCGGGAGTGCTtttcatgcttctatgatctgcaCTTGTCTGCTGTGAGTTGCCAGTGCAGACCTAACCGCTTTGCTTGCTTAAACCATACAAACCTTCTCTGTTCATGCGGAATGGACAGAAAAACCGTCTTCTTTCGATATAGCATGGAGGAGCTTGATACTCTTGTAGCAGCTCTGGAGGGTGATCCGGCTGCATTTTATTGGTGGGGACACAACCACTAG